The Palaemon carinicauda isolate YSFRI2023 chromosome 33, ASM3689809v2, whole genome shotgun sequence genome contains a region encoding:
- the LOC137626258 gene encoding protein fem-1 homolog C-like — protein sequence MTVAGLCQCSTYRDPNLSLLTKNRNASGGFPSKCLTLRTTNARMNRANAYFVCITKMLERHINPNIESCAETGHMWDPYLVGAARLGHMNCVRYLVEQCNANVNEVGLVSTNHIYESGVSPLWAATIGEHLNIVTYLVSKGANVDGLTDSSSTPLSLACSRGSLDIVKVLVQNGANIEVTDYHGSTCLMLASSNGHVKVVKYLLSVGANLEKKWIDGKTALHKGVHSGCLEVVKVLLDHNAEMDADSCGETPILTASCLGHEHIVQHLIARGDLISKEDEINALELLGSTFAEKKQDTAFKYWKLAMQERSIHNIVIDQNEYQTPFNQYFKEISTPLQLEKLQGNTSAIDTHSLLVKMRVLGLVHRATIDAIKGKGEEFAANGQLKECFVLWMYTLETHQRILDVLNPKRFFFLMSLTNLFLDKVFTQPLLSNILLYFEESMKLFENCTQEIIVGISRTQRIPGVKKTLGFYYLDRIIPVAMHLMLLLTRLKPILLPVQIHRVKDAVRKLVKLNPIDSKGVSLMHFSLFTSVFCRPEGATVFTFPSLEVLNLLLEAGANPCPRDIFGNTPLHTLGKHRKVPGDMLEALLKAGAHLDMKNAQGHSFESLRASRGQKLRQLVNPVRHTSLQCLAAASIRRHGIPYKGVLDKQLERFVDFH from the exons ATGACCGTTGCTGGTCTGTGTCAGTGTTCGACCTACCGAGATCCAAATCTTTCTCTGCTGACCAAGAACAGAAACGCATCAGGCGGATTTCCTTCAAAGTGTCTTACTCTTCGAACTACCAACGCCAGAATGAATAGGGCCAACGCGTATTTTGTATGCATTACGAAG ATGTTAGAAAGGCACATTAACCCCAACATCGAGTCCTGTGCTGAGACTGGCCATATGTGGGATCCCTACTTGGTAGGGGCAGCAAGGCTTGGCCACATGAACTGCGTGAGGTACCTCGTCGAGCAATGCAACGCTAATGTTAATGAAGTTGGGTTAG TGTCTACAAATCACATATACGAATCAGGAGTCTCTCCACTTTGGGCAGCAACTATAGGAGAGCATTTAAACATCGTTACATACCTCGTTTCAAAGGGTGCCAACGTAGATGGACTGACCGATTCCAGTTCCACCCCGCTGAGCCTGGCGTGTTCTCGTGGGAGTCTGGACATTGTTAAAGTCCTCGTGCAGAACGGAGCAA atattgaggtTACTGACTACCATGGGAGTACATGTTTGATGCTAGCCTCTTCCAATGGCCATGTTAAAGTAGTAAAATATCTTTTAAGTGTCGGCGCTAATCTAGAAAAAAAGTGGATCGATGGAAAGACTGCTCTGCACAAAGGCGTCCATTCCGGATGTCTTGAGGTGGTGAAGGTGTTGTTAGATCACAATGCCGAAATGGATGCTGACTCTTGTG GGGAAACCCCTATACTCACAGCCAGCTGTCTTGGACACGAGCACATTGTACAACACCTGATTGCCCGAGGAGATCTGATATCGAAAGAAGATGAAATCAATGCTCTAGAGCTTCTTGGTTCTACTTTTGCCGAGAAAAAGCAAGACACTGCCTTCAAGTATTGGAAACTAGCTATGCAGGAAAG ATCCATTCATAATATTGTAATTGACCAAAATGAATATCAGACTCCTTTCAACCAATACTTCAAGGAAATCTCAACACCACTGCAATTAGAAAAACTTCAGGGCAACACATCTGCAATTGATACACATTCCTTACTAGTGAAGATGAGAGTACTGGGGCTGGTGCATCGCGCTACAATCGATGCCATAAAAGGCAAAGGGGAAGAGTTCGCAGCTAACGGCCAGCTGAAGGAGTGCTTTGTCCTGTGGATGTACACCTTGGAGACACATCAAAGAATTCTGGATGTTTTAAATCCTAAGCGATTTTTTTTCCTCATGTCTCTGACTAACTTATTCCTTGACAAGGTCTTCACACAACCCTTACTCTCTaacattttgttatattttgaagaATCTATGAAACTGTTTGAAAACTGTACCCAAGAAATTATAGTAGGTATTTCAAGGACGCAGAGGATTCCAGGAGTCAAGAAAACTTTGGGTTTCTATTATCTGGACCGGATCATTCCTGTAGCAAtgcatttaatgttgttgttgacaAGACTGAAGCCCATTCTCTTACCAGTCCAAATACACAGGGTGAAGGATGCTGTGCGCAAGTTAGTGAAATTGAATCCTATAGATTCCAAAGGTGTATCTTTAATGCACTTTTCATTGTTCACTTCTGTCTTTTGTCGCCCTGAAGGAGCTACAGTCTTCACCTTTCCTAGTTTGGAAGTTTTGAACCTCTTGTTGGAAGCTGGAGCCAATCCTTGTCCAAGGGATATTTTTGGTAACACACCTCTCCACACACTTGGCAAGCATAGGAAGGTTCCAGGCGATATGCTGGAAGCTCTCCTTAAAGCCGGGGCGCACTTGGATATGAAAAATGCACAGGGTCATAGTTTTGAGTCCCTGAGAGCTTCCCGAGGTCAGAAATTGCGTCAGCTGGTAAACCCTGTCCGTCACACATCTCTGCAGTGCCTGGCAGCAGCCAGCATTAGAAGACATGGCATCCCCTACAAAGGTGTCTTGGATAAGCAGCTTGAACGATTCGTTGATTTTCATTGA